Proteins encoded by one window of Blautia faecicola:
- a CDS encoding EsaB/YukD family protein: MNRIIVTIRINQKKEYDLELPVHQKIKDLMQDISDSLEGLDPLSWFDPEKVSFMDKRTGRRLNPENSLLEECVWNGDILEIQGYK; encoded by the coding sequence ATGAATCGAATCATAGTCACAATAAGAATAAATCAGAAAAAAGAATATGATTTGGAACTTCCTGTTCATCAGAAAATCAAAGATCTGATGCAGGATATTTCAGATTCGCTGGAAGGACTGGATCCATTGTCCTGGTTTGACCCGGAAAAGGTCAGCTTTATGGACAAAAGAACAGGTAGAAGATTAAACCCGGAGAATTCTTTACTGGAAGAGTGTGTATGGAATGGAGATATCCTGGAAATACAGGGATACAAATAG
- a CDS encoding WXG100 family type VII secretion target, with protein MASRIILDPETLLAQAGEMQNLTAEYEALFSKVTGTLNDTNNHWSELLAHNFAGKISSAQQSFTGITELLSSGAAAAKNSAATMQSVDQSLVKVFGGEAGAGISSGQVQGVIDVIEDYRKAEKTSKKVKVKSKKKKDSFLDSLKADLAGVSKAVIKKGKKTVAKIKKSYDEKGFVYKALQYGKAAVKVGEGVIKIAGAVALVAGSGGAALPVATCLALSAGNDVYNAMMDATYTYTGDFNKIGNTNLLKEFLVKQGRETGEALFGDKKLGEEMGNWVYTGVDIVSFLNGVDQLGKSFGKFQTAITGTAGTSKVWGEIHMKDVIENTHKLYKKDGIIKTVLRIDPTSVGNFGYDVVTGAMKAIQSAGKLGSTIADLAFG; from the coding sequence ATGGCATCCAGAATTATATTAGATCCGGAAACCCTGTTGGCGCAGGCTGGTGAAATGCAGAATCTGACAGCAGAGTATGAAGCCCTGTTTTCAAAGGTTACAGGTACCTTGAATGATACAAACAATCATTGGAGTGAACTGTTAGCACATAATTTCGCAGGAAAAATAAGCAGTGCCCAGCAAAGTTTCACAGGTATTACAGAGCTTCTTTCCAGCGGGGCTGCTGCGGCGAAAAACAGTGCCGCAACCATGCAGTCGGTAGACCAGTCTCTTGTTAAGGTGTTTGGAGGAGAAGCAGGCGCGGGAATCAGTTCCGGGCAGGTACAAGGTGTGATTGATGTCATAGAGGATTACAGGAAAGCCGAAAAGACATCCAAGAAAGTAAAAGTAAAAAGTAAAAAGAAAAAAGACAGTTTTCTGGACTCATTGAAAGCAGATTTGGCAGGAGTATCGAAAGCAGTTATTAAAAAGGGGAAGAAGACTGTTGCAAAAATAAAAAAATCCTATGATGAGAAAGGCTTTGTTTATAAAGCTCTTCAATATGGTAAAGCCGCTGTAAAAGTCGGCGAAGGTGTCATCAAAATTGCCGGTGCGGTAGCTCTGGTAGCAGGTTCCGGTGGTGCAGCACTTCCGGTAGCTACCTGCCTTGCGCTTAGTGCCGGTAATGATGTTTATAATGCCATGATGGATGCAACATACACCTATACCGGCGACTTTAACAAGATCGGTAATACAAATTTATTAAAGGAATTTCTTGTAAAACAAGGCAGAGAGACGGGAGAAGCCCTCTTTGGAGATAAGAAGCTGGGAGAAGAGATGGGCAACTGGGTCTATACAGGAGTGGACATTGTTTCTTTCTTAAATGGTGTAGATCAGCTTGGAAAATCTTTTGGAAAATTTCAAACCGCAATAACCGGTACCGCAGGAACGTCAAAGGTGTGGGGAGAAATTCACATGAAGGACGTGATCGAAAATACACATAAACTTTACAAGAAAGATGGAATCATTAAGACTGTGCTTCGCATAGATCCAACCTCTGTAGGTAATTTTGGATATGATGTCGTCACAGGTGCGATGAAAGCGATTCAGTCAGCAGGCAAACTTGGCAGTACAATAGCAGATCTGGCGTTTGGTTAA
- a CDS encoding WXG100 family type VII secretion target, translating into MANIRIDTDGLQNNISSMRAYVNELDSLNARTQSLLAQIASSWEGEASTAYINIMTERMQKAGQMKELLQEFISYMEAARTKFASRDQEGASAIRGC; encoded by the coding sequence ATGGCTAATATCAGAATCGACACAGATGGATTGCAGAATAATATTTCCTCTATGAGAGCTTATGTGAATGAACTGGATTCTTTGAATGCGCGGACGCAGTCACTTTTGGCACAGATTGCTTCTTCCTGGGAGGGAGAGGCAAGCACGGCGTATATTAATATTATGACAGAGAGAATGCAAAAAGCAGGGCAGATGAAAGAACTTTTACAGGAATTTATCTCCTATATGGAGGCTGCCAGGACAAAATTTGCATCAAGAGATCAGGAAGGTGCAAGTGCTATCAGGGGATGCTAG
- a CDS encoding PP2C family protein-serine/threonine phosphatase has translation MASDNNGLGSILEKSFSLKKDRFFAVFDGMGGGEYGEIASYMAAKATEQYLNAEEAADIADKKDYLEKMCTHVNDRIFKETLRLNAEMMGSTLAGLYFTGSQVWTVNVGDSRCFLLRDRKLQQISEDQTDEAYMKENGIHGRKPYLTQYMGMDPEEVRVLPYADSLQLKKGDRFLICSDGVSDMVSIEFLETMLLQTQSPAKCVDTILAAALEAGGKDNITAIVLEINR, from the coding sequence ATGGCAAGCGATAACAATGGACTTGGCAGTATCCTGGAAAAAAGCTTTTCCTTAAAAAAGGATCGGTTCTTTGCTGTTTTTGACGGTATGGGAGGCGGAGAATATGGTGAAATTGCTTCCTATATGGCTGCAAAGGCAACAGAGCAGTATTTGAATGCAGAAGAAGCAGCTGATATTGCAGATAAAAAAGACTATCTGGAAAAAATGTGCACCCACGTAAATGACAGGATATTTAAGGAAACCCTTCGTTTGAATGCAGAGATGATGGGATCTACTCTGGCAGGACTGTATTTTACAGGCAGTCAGGTATGGACTGTGAATGTGGGGGACAGCAGATGCTTTCTCTTACGAGACAGGAAACTTCAGCAGATTTCCGAAGATCAGACCGATGAAGCCTATATGAAAGAAAATGGGATTCATGGACGAAAACCATATCTGACACAGTATATGGGAATGGATCCTGAGGAAGTGCGCGTGCTCCCATATGCGGACAGCCTGCAGCTTAAAAAAGGAGATCGCTTTCTTATATGTAGTGATGGTGTGAGTGACATGGTGTCCATAGAGTTTTTGGAAACTATGTTGCTGCAGACGCAAAGTCCGGCAAAGTGTGTAGATACAATCCTCGCAGCGGCTTTAGAAGCAGGCGGTAAGGATAATATTACAGCGATCGTACTGGAAATAAACAGATAG
- the essC gene encoding type VII secretion protein EssC → MKLTAKTIPLSVKEINEEARLVHICGYPKIEVSFTRDTGEYPESYAIPYECQIHIGRSKKNDIVLNESYVSRNHLLITAERGRIRIEDLESTYGTYLNGSPVKKAMLKSGDEIDICDLRMICKENRLYFYNLHETPEFKYQKEINHPGMATDIVSTRKGYPIYHRSPRIRESLPVDEVRLSHLPNKPQKFSIRKANFLPLLSSGAMAGASIAMSTFSPAMLAMRAAMMISPVGSLIGNSNKKARKMLMVEEEERFRKYADYIAGEKAHIRAIGEKQREITNQENPAPEICETILNKMSTSLWERTATDSDFLQVRMGAGYAPLCVEVKPPTDVNDFHMERDELEELTDRIIQETHLVDDVPARLDLLKYSSVGVIGNRRKVTDLLKNLLVSLSTLHFFRDVRIVGVFDPEEEEEWKSMRWLPHIWDDELQTRYLSFDPLTAESFESATLSGEKDHVDSYAKFREKVNSILAERKDPDFQAKWKNGMSPVPHYIFLFASRKKTECFLPMLSENDPAMGISTIFLYDEQYYLPNFCQYIVNVDDPYDDRTATAFYKYRADEKMWFTMDPPISQRKFDAFCRQMSAIEAEDAAARGQIPSSLTFLQCMDVNRVRDLNVLERWKKNDSAVNITAPLGEGEGGKLFSLSLHRHCSHGLVAGMTGSGKSELLISWLLSIACNYHPEDVSFVVIDYKGGSTAYALEELPHVCGIITDVGSGIDRCMQSLEYELRRREDIFASVGAKDIKEYIKGHHKGEFQEAVPRLLIVFDEFKELIKERPVVKKMVDSIAAKGSSLGVHLILATQSPADAVDEGTWNNTQYQICMKVQNAAASKVMIHEPDAAMITQAGRAYVRVGTSEKAETFALIQSAWSGAPYRENKEQGALEVRYVTMDGSRIKTVEENHTRFVSDKKEIEAVIAYIAKTAQAAGIEKQPSPWKTELPDLFSWKKLPVEGSFDGEKWEMTEAPWLSVPVGIFDRPELQMQGVQYMDFLKEGNFGVFGSPQTGKTSLLRTIATSLCRMYSPRDIHLYIIADMAGMEAFPQVGGVVGSGQEEKLGKLINMLISFQEERRKIFNQERVDSLKAYRELVSEEMPAVFVLIDRFSGILESNQDYKDVFVRLFSEGPSKGIYFVYTGVNNTGVPYKLTANVSGAISFMQADRSEYSTLIGQVRDTRLPNRVGNALIKVNQELINFQKAMYEPGENDKEREMALKAEAESMTEAWRGKPALKIPVLPESISVKSMADLSGSEQGIAVGLDTESIEAVYVKPGETTAMAVTGRVGCGKSTMLQRIGQMVLEVDENTLLYCLDTEKKSLAKLQEKGTAYARLSEVEKVQDVFAQILKELMSRMQRRKEAATEIEKEPWIILLIDDIKECNSLPDDIQMQLHRIMTKTKGYGVLVLCGIRQGDLFNFYTQDQLGVDLKSSGTALALSDTAVHYEGFYKNNFAQSQRNAELEKGFGIFFADNGGRKIKCIDSQEAGR, encoded by the coding sequence TTGAAGTTAACTGCAAAGACAATCCCTCTGTCAGTAAAGGAAATTAACGAAGAAGCCAGATTAGTTCACATTTGCGGATATCCGAAGATAGAAGTAAGTTTTACAAGGGATACAGGAGAATATCCGGAATCATATGCTATTCCTTATGAGTGTCAGATTCATATTGGAAGATCTAAAAAGAATGATATTGTTCTGAATGAGTCCTATGTGAGCAGAAATCACCTGCTTATCACAGCCGAAAGAGGCAGAATTCGAATAGAGGATCTGGAGAGCACATATGGCACCTATCTGAATGGAAGTCCCGTGAAAAAAGCAATGCTGAAATCCGGGGACGAAATTGACATTTGTGATCTGCGTATGATCTGCAAGGAGAACAGACTATATTTTTATAACCTTCATGAAACACCGGAATTCAAATATCAGAAGGAGATCAATCACCCCGGGATGGCGACGGATATTGTCTCTACGCGGAAGGGATATCCTATATACCATCGCTCGCCGAGAATCAGAGAGTCTTTGCCTGTGGATGAGGTGAGATTATCGCATTTACCCAATAAACCACAAAAATTTTCTATCAGAAAAGCGAACTTTTTGCCACTTTTAAGCAGCGGTGCCATGGCGGGAGCATCCATTGCCATGTCGACTTTTTCTCCTGCTATGCTTGCTATGCGCGCGGCGATGATGATTTCTCCTGTTGGGAGTTTGATTGGAAACAGTAATAAAAAAGCACGTAAGATGCTTATGGTCGAAGAAGAAGAACGCTTCCGGAAATATGCGGACTATATTGCCGGAGAAAAAGCACATATTCGTGCCATTGGAGAAAAGCAAAGAGAAATCACGAATCAGGAGAATCCTGCGCCGGAAATCTGTGAAACAATTTTAAATAAGATGTCGACTTCTTTATGGGAGAGAACAGCGACAGACTCAGACTTTTTACAAGTCAGGATGGGAGCCGGGTACGCCCCTCTTTGCGTAGAGGTAAAGCCTCCTACGGATGTCAACGATTTTCATATGGAAAGGGATGAACTGGAGGAGTTAACGGATCGGATTATACAGGAGACGCATCTGGTAGATGATGTTCCTGCCAGACTGGATCTCCTAAAGTATAGTTCTGTGGGTGTGATCGGAAACAGACGCAAGGTAACAGACTTACTGAAGAATCTGCTGGTTTCACTTTCCACACTACATTTCTTTAGAGACGTTCGTATTGTAGGCGTTTTTGATCCGGAAGAAGAGGAAGAATGGAAATCTATGCGCTGGCTTCCGCATATCTGGGATGATGAATTACAGACGAGATACTTGAGTTTTGATCCACTTACTGCAGAATCTTTCGAGAGCGCCACACTAAGCGGAGAAAAAGACCATGTGGATTCTTATGCGAAATTCCGGGAAAAAGTAAACAGTATCCTTGCGGAACGAAAAGATCCGGATTTTCAGGCAAAATGGAAAAACGGGATGAGTCCGGTTCCACATTATATTTTTCTTTTTGCTTCCAGGAAAAAAACGGAGTGCTTTCTGCCTATGCTTTCCGAAAATGATCCTGCAATGGGTATCTCAACAATCTTTTTATATGATGAACAGTATTATCTGCCGAACTTTTGTCAGTATATCGTAAATGTAGACGATCCTTATGATGACAGGACGGCTACTGCTTTTTACAAATACAGAGCAGATGAAAAAATGTGGTTTACTATGGATCCGCCGATTTCGCAGAGAAAGTTTGATGCGTTTTGCAGACAGATGTCGGCGATCGAGGCTGAAGATGCCGCTGCCAGGGGACAGATCCCATCTTCGCTTACCTTCCTGCAATGCATGGATGTAAACAGGGTGCGGGATCTGAACGTACTGGAGAGATGGAAAAAGAATGACAGTGCTGTGAATATCACGGCACCTTTAGGAGAAGGAGAGGGTGGCAAGCTGTTTTCCTTATCCCTTCACAGACACTGCTCTCATGGGCTTGTGGCAGGTATGACAGGATCAGGAAAGAGTGAATTACTTATTTCATGGCTTTTGTCCATTGCCTGCAATTATCATCCGGAAGATGTTTCATTTGTAGTGATTGATTATAAAGGCGGGAGTACGGCATATGCTCTTGAAGAACTGCCACATGTTTGTGGGATTATTACAGATGTTGGCAGTGGCATTGACAGATGTATGCAATCTCTGGAGTACGAACTGCGGCGAAGAGAAGACATTTTTGCTTCGGTAGGTGCCAAGGATATCAAGGAGTACATAAAAGGGCATCACAAGGGAGAATTTCAGGAAGCTGTACCAAGGCTTCTGATTGTGTTTGACGAATTTAAAGAGCTGATCAAGGAAAGACCGGTTGTCAAGAAAATGGTTGATTCCATAGCTGCAAAGGGAAGCTCTCTGGGAGTACATCTGATTCTGGCTACCCAGAGTCCTGCAGATGCGGTAGATGAGGGAACCTGGAATAATACCCAGTATCAGATCTGTATGAAGGTGCAAAACGCTGCCGCCAGTAAGGTGATGATTCATGAACCGGATGCGGCCATGATCACACAGGCAGGAAGAGCTTATGTAAGGGTTGGAACCTCCGAAAAGGCAGAAACCTTCGCACTGATTCAATCCGCCTGGTCCGGTGCTCCTTATCGGGAAAATAAAGAACAGGGTGCTTTGGAAGTGCGTTATGTAACCATGGATGGTTCGCGCATCAAAACAGTAGAAGAAAATCATACACGATTTGTTTCGGATAAGAAAGAAATTGAGGCTGTGATAGCTTATATAGCGAAAACAGCCCAAGCGGCAGGTATAGAGAAACAGCCATCACCGTGGAAAACAGAACTTCCGGATCTCTTCAGCTGGAAGAAGCTGCCGGTGGAAGGCAGCTTTGACGGAGAAAAATGGGAGATGACAGAGGCTCCATGGTTATCGGTGCCGGTTGGTATATTTGACAGGCCGGAGCTTCAGATGCAGGGAGTACAGTATATGGACTTCCTGAAGGAAGGCAATTTTGGGGTCTTTGGAAGCCCCCAGACAGGGAAGACATCTCTGCTTCGGACAATTGCAACATCTTTATGCCGCATGTATTCTCCCCGGGATATACATCTTTATATCATTGCAGATATGGCCGGTATGGAGGCTTTCCCGCAGGTAGGAGGCGTTGTGGGATCCGGACAGGAAGAAAAGCTTGGCAAGCTCATAAATATGCTGATCAGTTTTCAGGAGGAGAGAAGAAAAATTTTCAATCAGGAGAGAGTGGATTCTCTGAAAGCTTACCGGGAACTGGTCAGTGAAGAGATGCCGGCTGTCTTTGTTTTGATCGACCGCTTCAGTGGCATTCTGGAGTCAAACCAGGATTATAAAGACGTATTTGTTCGTCTTTTCAGTGAGGGACCATCAAAAGGAATCTATTTTGTTTATACAGGTGTAAATAATACAGGCGTGCCTTATAAGCTGACAGCCAATGTTTCCGGGGCAATTTCTTTCATGCAGGCCGACCGGAGTGAATACAGCACTTTGATAGGACAGGTGAGGGACACAAGATTACCGAATAGAGTGGGTAACGCTCTGATCAAAGTAAATCAGGAACTGATCAATTTCCAGAAGGCAATGTACGAACCGGGAGAAAATGATAAAGAGCGGGAAATGGCGCTGAAAGCAGAAGCAGAAAGCATGACAGAAGCTTGGAGAGGAAAGCCGGCTTTGAAGATACCGGTTCTTCCGGAAAGTATTTCGGTGAAAAGCATGGCAGATCTCAGCGGCAGCGAGCAGGGGATAGCCGTTGGACTGGATACAGAGAGCATAGAAGCGGTTTATGTAAAACCGGGAGAAACAACGGCAATGGCTGTTACCGGAAGAGTTGGATGTGGAAAGAGCACAATGCTTCAGAGAATAGGGCAGATGGTATTGGAAGTGGATGAAAATACACTTTTATATTGTCTGGATACAGAGAAAAAATCTCTGGCGAAGCTGCAGGAGAAAGGAACTGCTTATGCGCGATTGTCAGAAGTCGAGAAAGTACAGGATGTATTCGCTCAGATTTTAAAGGAATTGATGAGTCGTATGCAGAGAAGAAAAGAAGCTGCGACGGAAATCGAGAAAGAACCCTGGATCATCCTGCTTATTGATGACATAAAAGAATGTAACAGCTTACCGGATGATATACAGATGCAGCTGCACCGGATCATGACAAAGACGAAAGGCTATGGTGTGCTGGTTCTCTGTGGGATCCGGCAGGGCGATCTTTTCAATTTTTATACGCAGGATCAGCTCGGCGTGGATCTCAAATCTTCCGGAACTGCTCTGGCGTTGTCTGATACGGCAGTGCATTACGAAGGCTTTTATAAAAATAATTTTGCGCAAAGCCAGAGAAATGCAGAGCTGGAGAAAGGGTTTGGAATCTTTTTTGCAGATAATGGCGGCAGGAAAATCAAGTGCATAGACAGTCAGGAGGCAGGGAGATGA
- a CDS encoding WXG100 family type VII secretion target encodes MKIIVTPEEMRSNATSLRSEKANFEQCISSMRTIVNSMSGVFEGEAAAAYVSNFESYNGQFTAFGELLESFAQKLDTAANTMEETDGGLAASMGQ; translated from the coding sequence ATGAAAATTATTGTAACTCCAGAGGAAATGAGAAGCAACGCAACAAGTCTTCGCAGTGAAAAAGCTAATTTTGAACAGTGTATCAGCAGCATGCGTACAATCGTAAACAGTATGAGTGGCGTATTCGAAGGTGAGGCTGCAGCAGCTTATGTATCAAATTTTGAAAGCTACAATGGTCAGTTTACGGCTTTTGGAGAACTTCTGGAAAGCTTTGCACAAAAGCTGGATACCGCTGCCAATACTATGGAGGAAACTGACGGAGGACTTGCAGCATCCATGGGTCAGTAA
- a CDS encoding NBR1-Ig-like domain-containing protein has product MNLKEVYEIFYPGKCGKLPSVWKVPPKYRSKKEFFEELLPIEIRWLNYKIWNDKARRSRFLSDCKKEARYIAALRTYLFEHPWTISRIEGKAKTLLSGQISEECMNDRFLQIIDEEEVEISRNLRRYLFDTEANRLKTRWENVLTFYVLLAIFPKEINQIYIQYIYNREHNIHFKEEEDSNSSTEKDGILFQYEYPPDMGIVSPGEIINHTWVMKNVGNILWENRYYECNQSVIELDEKNRILPLPQIVYPGDKVSPSVSFYAPETPGTYVMNWKMKDGNGNEAFPDRLGLGLHFMVLDLEDEKISRVKNGGNYKVIEEIPRHPVTSISGKLHSHTWIIENTGTTIWNEYYLECINGDNFSYAKRELCVPFKKRVMPGERISVKVEFATPPIEGIYFMVWQIMKKDGTPAFPKNRKLEVLLNLI; this is encoded by the coding sequence ATGAATTTAAAAGAAGTTTATGAGATTTTTTATCCAGGTAAATGTGGAAAACTCCCATCCGTTTGGAAGGTTCCTCCCAAATATCGTTCGAAAAAAGAGTTTTTCGAAGAACTTCTTCCGATAGAAATACGATGGCTTAATTATAAAATCTGGAATGACAAAGCGAGAAGAAGCAGATTCCTTTCAGATTGTAAAAAAGAAGCACGGTATATTGCAGCATTGCGTACATATTTGTTTGAACATCCATGGACTATTTCAAGGATAGAAGGAAAAGCGAAGACTCTTTTATCCGGTCAGATTTCTGAAGAGTGCATGAATGACAGATTTTTGCAGATCATAGATGAAGAAGAAGTTGAGATTTCCAGAAATCTCAGAAGATATTTGTTTGATACTGAGGCGAACCGCCTGAAAACAAGATGGGAAAACGTCCTGACGTTTTATGTCCTTTTGGCCATTTTCCCAAAAGAAATTAATCAGATTTATATACAGTATATATATAATCGGGAACATAATATACATTTTAAGGAAGAAGAGGATAGTAATAGTTCAACAGAGAAAGACGGCATATTATTTCAATATGAATACCCACCGGATATGGGCATTGTATCTCCCGGAGAAATAATAAATCATACGTGGGTAATGAAAAATGTGGGTAATATTTTATGGGAAAATCGTTATTACGAATGCAACCAGTCTGTGATTGAATTAGACGAAAAAAACAGAATCCTTCCTCTCCCCCAAATTGTTTACCCGGGGGATAAGGTGTCTCCCAGTGTATCGTTTTATGCACCGGAAACACCCGGAACTTATGTTATGAACTGGAAAATGAAAGATGGTAATGGTAATGAGGCTTTTCCGGACAGATTAGGACTAGGATTACATTTCATGGTATTGGATTTGGAAGATGAGAAAATATCCCGGGTAAAAAATGGCGGGAATTATAAGGTAATAGAAGAAATACCCCGGCATCCGGTCACAAGTATCTCGGGAAAGCTGCATTCGCATACATGGATCATTGAAAATACAGGAACAACTATATGGAATGAGTATTATTTAGAGTGTATCAATGGGGATAACTTTTCGTACGCAAAAAGAGAATTATGTGTACCATTCAAAAAACGTGTTATGCCTGGTGAACGGATCTCCGTCAAAGTGGAATTTGCAACTCCACCGATCGAAGGTATCTATTTCATGGTTTGGCAAATTATGAAAAAAGATGGAACACCGGCGTTCCCGAAAAACAGGAAGCTTGAAGTTCTGCTGAACCTGATATGA
- a CDS encoding NifB/NifX family molybdenum-iron cluster-binding protein produces MSRPVKCRKVCHFPNVLEFLPADDTEKKTPIVLTVDEYETIRLLDKKGYSQEQCAVSMQIARTTVQRIYEIARKKIADALIDGHPLRIEGGDFRICDGQSGNCSFGGCYKQEIYKKYAAEKGEGIMRIAVTYENGQIFQHFGHTETFKIYDIEEGKVVHSEVVDTNGSGHGALAGVLNALNADVLICGGIGGGAQTALAAAGIKLFGGVSGDADEAVEAFINETLEYNPNVKCSHHEHSHGEGHTCGEHGCGSHSCH; encoded by the coding sequence ATGTCGAGACCAGTAAAATGCAGAAAAGTCTGCCATTTCCCCAATGTTTTAGAATTTCTTCCGGCAGATGATACGGAGAAAAAAACACCCATTGTTCTGACGGTAGATGAGTACGAGACAATCCGTCTTTTGGACAAGAAAGGTTACAGTCAGGAGCAGTGTGCAGTATCTATGCAGATTGCAAGAACGACGGTCCAGCGGATTTACGAGATTGCCCGGAAGAAAATAGCAGATGCACTTATTGACGGACATCCGCTCAGAATTGAGGGCGGGGATTTCAGAATCTGTGACGGTCAGAGCGGCAACTGCAGCTTTGGAGGATGTTACAAACAGGAAATTTACAAAAAATATGCAGCAGAAAAAGGAGAAGGTATTATGAGAATAGCAGTAACATATGAAAATGGACAGATTTTCCAGCACTTTGGACACACAGAGACATTTAAGATTTACGATATAGAGGAAGGAAAAGTAGTACATTCAGAAGTAGTAGATACGAATGGAAGCGGACATGGCGCATTGGCAGGAGTTCTTAATGCATTGAATGCAGATGTTTTGATTTGTGGCGGAATCGGAGGCGGCGCACAGACAGCGTTAGCGGCAGCAGGCATCAAGCTTTTCGGAGGAGTTTCCGGAGATGCAGATGAAGCAGTAGAAGCTTTTATCAATGAAACACTTGAGTATAATCCAAATGTGAAGTGTTCTCATCACGAGCACAGCCACGGGGAAGGACATACCTGTGGCGAGCATGGATGTGGAAGCCATAGCTGTCATTAA
- a CDS encoding DUF4176 domain-containing protein produces the protein MAKQLLPNGSVVTLKGATKKLMTIGIEVEMEGDEKTYDYIAIPYPEGYIDSETMFLFMQEDIENVSFVGFVDAQLQVFRTALEETDENDE, from the coding sequence ATGGCAAAGCAATTATTACCAAATGGAAGTGTCGTAACTTTAAAAGGTGCGACAAAGAAGCTAATGACAATTGGCATTGAGGTTGAAATGGAAGGGGATGAAAAAACCTACGATTATATCGCGATTCCCTATCCGGAAGGTTATATCGATTCAGAAACCATGTTCCTTTTTATGCAGGAGGATATCGAGAACGTATCTTTCGTAGGTTTTGTAGATGCACAATTGCAGGTTTTTCGAACTGCGTTGGAAGAAACCGATGAAAATGATGAATAG
- a CDS encoding MBL fold metallo-hydrolase: protein MKLTILGTGNAMVTKCYNTCFAIENDGHYFLVDGGGGNTIMKQLKNVDIDWREITDVFVTHKHIDHIMGIVWIMRLFGQNIAEKGLERELNIYGHEEVIHILHSMAELLLQKKHCAAIGKQIHMIKVKDGEEKDILKHKVTFFDIQSTKAKQFGFSMALDDGEKLTCCGDEPFNPCEETYAKDSKWLLHEAFCLYAQADKYQPYKKHHSTVKDACELTETLQIRNLILYHTEDDTLKHRKELYTKEGSMYYHGTLYVPNDLDKFEL, encoded by the coding sequence ATGAAACTTACTATTCTAGGTACCGGCAATGCCATGGTCACGAAATGCTACAATACCTGTTTTGCTATTGAAAATGATGGTCACTATTTTCTGGTTGATGGTGGCGGTGGCAATACTATTATGAAGCAGTTAAAAAATGTGGATATTGACTGGCGGGAAATCACAGATGTCTTTGTTACGCATAAACACATAGACCATATTATGGGAATTGTCTGGATTATGCGTCTGTTTGGTCAAAATATTGCAGAAAAAGGTCTGGAGCGGGAACTGAATATTTATGGGCATGAAGAAGTCATTCATATCCTGCACTCCATGGCAGAATTGCTCCTTCAGAAGAAACACTGCGCTGCCATTGGCAAACAGATTCATATGATTAAAGTAAAAGACGGAGAAGAAAAAGACATTCTAAAACATAAAGTAACCTTTTTTGATATTCAATCTACTAAGGCAAAGCAGTTTGGCTTTTCCATGGCCTTAGACGATGGGGAAAAATTAACCTGCTGCGGTGATGAACCATTTAACCCTTGTGAGGAAACATATGCCAAAGACAGCAAATGGCTTCTTCATGAAGCATTCTGCCTTTATGCGCAAGCTGACAAATACCAGCCCTATAAGAAGCATCATTCCACGGTAAAGGATGCCTGTGAACTGACTGAAACCCTACAGATCCGGAACTTGATCCTGTATCATACCGAAGATGACACACTAAAGCATCGGAAAGAGCTATATACAAAAGAAGGCTCCATGTATTACCATGGAACCCTCTATGTCCCGAATGATCTGGATAAATTTGAATTATAA